Below is a window of Burkholderia cepacia DNA.
CGATCCGTATCGCAGCCGGTGCGTCGCGACGCTCGGCCAGCTGGCCGTCGACCCAGTCTGGCAGGATCGCGGCATCGGCCGCTCACTGCTCGCGTTTGCGCAACATCGTGCCGCCGCGCGCGGCGCGACGCACCTCGCGCTCGACGCGCCGCATGCGGCGGTCCGGCTCGTCGATTTCTATCGCCGGGAGGGATTTCAGCCGGTCGACGTGATGCGTTTTCCGGGGCACAACTACGACAGCGTGATCCTGTGCAAAGCCGTCGGCATCGCGAACGACCGCATGCGTGGGTGCGGCACGACGCAGATCGAGGTCGCGCGGCAAGCCGGTACGGTGTCATGAAACACGAGGTGCCGAAGCGCGAGGACGGCAAGGATCGCGCACAGCTCGACGCCCGGCAGGCACGTGTGTGTGCGGCGCTTCGACTGCGCGGTGTGATGCAGCTGACGATCGTCACGATCGCGGTTGCGCAGGCGCTGGCGTTCGCGTTCGAAGGCCTGCTGGGCGCCGCCGGTTTCGCGCCGGACGCCGCGACGGTGCTGCTATTCCGCTTCGTGACATGCGCGCTCGTCAGCTTCTGGCTGCAAGCGGATGCGTTACGCGCGTATCAATTCGCAGCGCAGCACGGGTTCGTCACGGTTCCCGGCGCGCATGGCGATCCGGTCGACGTTGCGCCGCAATGCCCGAAGCGCTGGCTCGTCGTGTTGAATCTTCAGCTCGAACCGCGATGGGTGAAGGGTGAACGGA
It encodes the following:
- a CDS encoding GNAT family N-acetyltransferase; translated protein: MQRPESARPVRAYAAYAKRLDGRVVVRRFDPCSDSYDALTALLHRAFAPLGALGFNCPSVDQSASATRERMLTGECFVALGNAHLVATMTMLSHDPDSRCDPYRSRCVATLGQLAVDPVWQDRGIGRSLLAFAQHRAAARGATHLALDAPHAAVRLVDFYRREGFQPVDVMRFPGHNYDSVILCKAVGIANDRMRGCGTTQIEVARQAGTVS